DNA sequence from the Oryza brachyantha chromosome 5, ObraRS2, whole genome shotgun sequence genome:
AACACGTGTCTTCATTCTTATTAACTAGAACTTTTTTATTGCAAAGTCTTACTTTCACAAGTCACACTTCTTGCAAAAAAGGAATTTTTTCCTCtacaatttataaaaaatagagtgaAGTGTACTTTGGAACATCTTTCATTGTCAAGGTTTCACTTTCTACAtacttaaactttttttttttgattttgaagcaggtaatttttctattcttatatttttggaccaCTCTGAACAACGTCTTCGTCGTACATCGACGGCCTCAAGTATATCAACTTATACACACCAACAAACTCCCCATGTATGTGCATGCCATATATTCATCGGAGGGGAGGATACACATAGCCAGAAAAGGCATTTGATTGGcacaaagaataaaaatatgactAGTGTAAAGGTGGTCAAAAATGAAACTTGACAATACAATATGGTCCAGACTATGACtctcaaacaaaatattgataCGAAAATGAGGATTACCAGAAGTGTTAGAGGTTCTAGAAAATATGCGCTAGGTGCAAATTTGGCAGAAACTACTAGAGGCCATGTTTGGAGAACTTAAAATTCTAAGTAGCAGCTGCTAAGAAGCTATATTGTAAGAATCTAAAAAGGCTAGGTTCCTTTCTTattcattttctaaattgcaaaTACAGATTCTCAAAATATGAGTATTGTTTGGGAGAGCTTTTAGTAGTTGTAGAATCTATGAGAAATTATAGCTGTtggaagctccccaaacataCCATAGACCCATAGTAAAGCAAATTTATTTAAGAACATTGTTTATGTCATCCATATGTATAACATCTGTAATGCTTCCtttggtcaaaaatatttgtcgttCATGACAAGATTTAGTCAAACATTAACAACCATTTTTTGttaaagtaaatttataaaGTCAAATAAGTTACTGATTTTATGATAGTATCTTTTCAGGAAAATCCATGTATatcatttcttttccttttcaactaaatatttaagaaacaattaatggttaaaattttaaaagtttaacaaaatcttgttctaaacaataatatttttcatttgagtAGTACaattttataggaatatgccatttaactttttgtcactactatactactacttttaaaaattgggttaattagatttatatcattataaatttgccagttttaaaatatgtcattactattcgactaattataaggatgccattataattttagaactatttcagaTATACCATTTTAGACCAAATTGCCCTTCGCACATACCAAGGGCGCATTGAACAGCAGAGGGGCAATAtggtccaatttttttaaaaaaaatacaccgaaagGGTATGAAGtggcatattttaaataattctaaaattataattacatccttacaattaattaaatagtaatagcatattttaaaactagcaaatttataaaggcatggatctaattaacccttaaaattttgatattcaGGTCTCTATgacatatacatgcatataatgTGGAAAAATCAATAAACACCATTGTTAATAGGAAAATGCTGTGCGTACGTAGTTTAGCTTACGATTATCGTACAGAGAACGAGCGGCGTGAATGGAGCCGAACTGTTCTGCTGATGGCAACGTAGCGGAAACAGCGTTGTCCTCGTGCCGTCGCGTTTGTTCGTAACtgaattgtaaaaaaatatcatacgTATTATGTAACTCTTGTTAATAGTGGCAATTTCTTAAATATTCCAGTAGTCCATTGAATAGGACCTGTACAAACAACAGTCTAGTGTCCCTCGGAAAATGTCAAACAGTGATTATGCTCACTAACACAAAGTCCCAAAATATGGCTAGTACGTACACAAGcattataaaaatcaataaatgGTTGGCAGAACACAACAGGTCGCCAACGCGTCTGCGGCAAGATGAATTGTACAAATCTGAGTTAAAGACAAAGTTGTGTAATatgggttgtttagatggggctaaactttttagccccgtaccacatcagatgtttggacattaatttgaagtattaaacatagactaataaaaaactaatttcataaatgagtggtaatccgcgagacgaattttctaaacctaattaatccataattagaatatgtttactgtagcatcacataggctaatcatggattaattaggctcaataaattcgtctcacgaattagcCCAATATTAtgagtgagttttattaatagtctacatttactatttataataatttagccacttgtcccaaacacctcCATAGTCCATGTCTTGATCATGTACTCCTACATACATATAACAACAACTTGTCATTTTCTTGTCCACTGGTCGTGCTTACTGCTTACTATCGTCGTTATTAATTTGTGGTTCCAACAGCCTAgttgaattaaatataaatatatataacttgtattcaaattttaattatttgatgaaCTATGTATAGCGACAAATTTTATGGCTCTTGAGACACACCGAGAGGAATTAAAAATTTCaacgtaaaatttagtattccTATTACCTGAAGTATTATTGAGATGTATAAATACTATGCTAGAAATTATGACACCTTACCCAGATCATAAAATCATACTAGGTCAACGGATGCGCCGAGAGTGACCACTACATATCTGTTAGCCATGAGCCCATGATAGAACTTCGATGAACATTTCACACTTCTTTAGGGCTCATTGGAAACACcggaatataaaatatataggatTCTATATAAATGTAAGTGGAAAATAGATAAtttaaaaacactaaaaaaaatatgtaaaaaaccATTTGAGTAGACGAAAAACAAACATAGGAATCATGTGAGAgaaataaacagaaaagtttttttaaaaggttgCAGCTCTTGCTAATTTGGAATTACTATAGAAACttaaatcttaaaaatttCTTTACATTCCCTTCTAAACAAAGAGGCCTTAGTAACTAAAGTACTCGACaactcgaggaggaggaaagggcTCAAAtgcatttttccttttttttttcggatatACTCTTTGAGTCTATTTCGGTCACTTTATCTGCTCAAACATGTTCTCCAAAATGTCCAAATTAGTCATCCCCTTGTTCCTCTCTACCAATCCCATGTCCTTGTGTTAAGCTGGGGTCaattggaatttttttctgagaaaaaaacaacaaaaatgaaataacATAGTTCTTTTTTGTCACAACATAAAAGTAGTTGGTCCGTATAGCGGTCTTGACTGGAGTAAGAGTGAAAAGATTATTGATTGAGGTGAGGTAATGATTGTTTGTCAGAGATAAACCCCACTGCATGTAGTAGTAATTAGCATGCTCTCAACCATGGTACGGCCACAtgtttagtaatttatttaatcCCAGAACGGAAGGGGGTATCAAAAGCGACAAGCTTTGCTTAACCGCCAAAACAATTTGCATAATAGCAAGGTTAATAGTACTGGctccaaaatattttcaagtCATTAAAAGCTAATATAGAGTCAacctatataatatttacacataaatatatactatatcatcaatatataaaCCATACTgtgttttaatatataaaccaCCTCTCTTATATATACTGTGGTGTTTCAGAGCTCGTGGTGTATCTCGTTGTAAATTTatagactatttttttctctcattttttttctattttttttctttcttagtATAAGTGTAAGTATGAATATGACATGGTAATTTTTATAACTCGCTTATATTagttattatacttgctctaactgCATTTGTCTCATCTTAcatccaaattaaattaagtgcCTATTCGATTTCAAGGCATTTCATGAAAATGTTAGAGAATTTACACTGTTCCCATGAAAATCATGCAAAATTCATACGCTCCAAAGGATCCCTAAGCAAACAAGATTAGTTTAGTTTACCAAAGAAACCCGCTGTTGGTGACACTGATTTCTTCACAAATGAATCGGTGTCTTGACAGGACAACAATAGACACCTGACCATGTCTTGGCAGGAGAATAAAAATGTTCTTCAAAGAATCTGTGGCTACATGCCTCAAGCTTCCCATGCATCCTTGCTTCAGATGCATAATGGGAGATACTTTTCCTAGCTAATTTCGTGCTGATATAGAAAAATTCACATTCTTCCACTCAAGAAGCTACTGAAAAATTCAGAAAGAGATATGTGATAGATGTAGTGGATAGGTGGCAACACAAGTTTGTACAAAGCTGAATGACAATATGAAAATATGCAATGCACCATGACCTCATGAAAGACATAACAGAGTGACAATTgaagagattaaaaaaaatccaagaaTCCAGACTTAATAtcatgataataataataataataataataataatggaaTAATAACAGTAAGTAGCTGTGGTacaaaagtaatttaattagGAAAGATATCTTCATCTAAAAACATATCCCCGGCTCTCAGCTGAAGCTTCACTGAAGAAGAAACCATCAAAGCTTCACTCTATACACCcgaaataataacaataataataatagtgaAAACACACCAATAATCCTCCCCATCACCTTACCCTGTCTCTCAAACAGCTTATTATTCACAACCCAATTATCGCAATTAGCCATAAATCTAAAGCTCAGATTGCTCCCCCCATCACCTACCTCCGATCCTTTTCGCCATCACTGCGAAAATTTCAAGCCGGTTGACGATGACGACaatgatgatgacgatgacgaCACCGAGAACAGACACCAACAATTGCAAAATCAACTAGTGATATGTATGGTAGTTTACTCTTGTTTACGCCGGTAGCTATCATCAATCAAGAACTCTAATATTGTAAGCACAACAATTGACCACGTACAGTTGTGACGGCGAGCTCAATTGTCTCTtccagctcgccggcgaggtggggaggtggtggtgctggtggtggtggtggtggtgacaaTGCTTCTCTTGTGAAAGAATCATCGGTAaagcggaggtggcggcggcgacgcgtaTGGGATGGGATACACCGGCGGCAATGGGCCGGGGTAtgcgggcggcggaggtggcggcaatggcggcgagGGGACGAACTGTTTGCACTGGAACGCGGTGCAATCGACTGGCGGGAGGGCGTAGAACGCGGCGCACTGCTGCGGCATGCGCTGGGCGGGGCGGTTGGGCAGGCAGTTCCGgcggtcgccgtcggccggcaCGACGCGCGCGCAGGACGGCGGCTCGCCGGAGAAGTAGTTGTAGGAGAAGGTGAAGTTCTTGAGTCGGGGGAGGCCGCAGACCGCCTCCGGCACGGTGCCCGAGAGGCGGTTGTGCGCGACGTCGAGCTGCTCCACCTTCCGCATCCCGGCCACCTCCGGCGGGAGCGGGCCGGCGAGCGAGTTGAAGCTGACGTCGAACACGGTGACCTCCCGGAGCATCCCGACCTCGGGCGGGACGCAGGAGCTGAGGCCGTTGTTGATGAGGAGGATCTCGTTGAGCGTGGCCGACATGTTGCCGAGGCTCGCCGGGAGGCAGCCGCCGAAGTCGTTGTTGGCGAGGACGATGACGGAGACGGGGGAGTTGCCGAAGTTGTCGGGGAGCTCGAAGCGGAGGCGGTTGTGGTTGAGGAAGATGGCGTCGAGCGGGAGGTCGAACAGCTGCGGCGGGACGGAGCCCTCGAAGTCGTTGTACCGGAGGTCGAGGAACCTGAGAGCCGGGAGCTCGAGCACGACGGCGGGGAACCCGCCAACGAAGCGGTTGTTGCTGAGGTCGAGCtcgtggaggcggcggaggcggcggagggtggcCGGGACGAGGCCGCAGAAGCGGTTGGAGTTGAGGTGGAGCAGCGCGAGGTCGGTGAGCATCCCGAGCTCCGGCGGGAGGTACCCCGCGATGTCGCCGTGGTTGAGGTCCACCCCGGCGACGGCCACCTCCCCACGCGGCGCCCCCGGAAGCGGCGCGCAGAACACGCCGGTGTAGCCGCACACCCCGGGGCCGACCCAGTCGGCGGTGAGGTTCTTGGGGTCGGAGAAGATGGCCGTCTGCTTCCACGTCTGCAGCGCCACGTACGCGTCCCGCAGCCGCGCGCTCGGGAACCTCCACGCCGGgtccacctccaccgccgcctcgccgccgccggcgaccacccacaccaccaccaccgccactaACACCGCCTTCCTCATCGCACCACTCTCATAACACCACCAAAAAAcccacacaaaaaaaacaccaacaaACCAGACACAATCCGGCGCGAACGCGAGCAGCAATGCGGGTGGGGATTCGAGAGTTCTTGAGCTGGATGGAATGGAGAGGAGAAGAAGCGGTGgcggagtggagtggagtggagtggggTGGGGAGAGGAGGACAGCTATGGCACAGCtcagaggaggaggtggtggtggtggtggtagtggtGGGGTGGGGAAGGAATTGGGGGAAGCTTTGCGGGGGACGCGTAGCggagaggggggagagaggcgccgctgggaggagggaggatTTATGGCGCAGGGCGGGGGGAGTAATGCTTGCTTGGGGTCCCCCGTCTGTTGCACCCCGGATTAAAGGACGGTAATTAATTTATGGCGCTGATGGGTTCATGGATAATTGTTGGTGGGTCGGGCTTTTGTCGCTTTGGATATGGGCCTGGAAAGCCCAGGATCCAAACGCCATTTCCTTCTCCTAAAACGGGATGATTGTTTTTCCAGCTCGAGATTCTGATAAGCAGCGAGTGATTAACTACCTGATGGTTCTTCTTGCTTCTTGCTTCTGTCCTTTACAGTGTCCTTATGTACTTTTAATATGTTTACGTGATTAAGGTTTCgaagaaaaaattatggtgtttcttaataaataaagaataaaaggGGTGTGAGAGAAAGTGGCATGAATATAAATAAGAGATGATTAACGTCACAAAAAGTGCTATgaatagtataaaaaatacttatattttggtaaagatttaaatcctagaaataattatattttgaaattgatgcctagtttattttctaaattgtagaAGTACATGTTCTAATAATAAAGGTGATAATCTACATTGTTTGAGTTAGAGATTTTGGAAGAACATAAACATACCAGAAGTTTATTTGGCTTTAGTCAGGCTTAGGAGCTAGAGATTAAGTGCTTGTTTGGGAGTTTAAGATTTTGAGAAGCAGCTAGTGAGAAGTCAGCTTATCAGAATCTTGAAAAGTTGGGTTTTCCAACTCTGACTTTTAACTCATTTTCTGGATTCTACAATTCAAGATTCTCAGAAACCAAGTGTCGTTTGGGAGAGTTTCTAACTTCTGGAGATTTTGTGAGAATCTGTAGCTACCAAACCCTAAAGATGCAAATAGGAAAATGTAGCTCATCAGAATATGGAGAAGTTAACCTTTGCTTCTAGCTATGAGTTTATTTCTGGATTTGTATGTATTGAATcccaaaatgaaaatatgtacTTTTTAAGGAACTATTCCGTACTTTCTATTGGCCATAATTTGGGGTCTCATAACTTCTCTAGATTTTCACTGGATATATTCTCGTCAACTATTTCTCATATTGTCCAACTTCCCGAACAATACCATAAGAAAAACACACTTCTCAGACAGACAGAAAGTTAGAATAGTAACGtagaaattaatatattatggtATTGATGCTATGCAAACTAGTGTTACCTCAACTAGTGGTTCATGGCGTCGCAGGACCTAGGGCACACCCTACAAAGAGTCATGCCGCTTTGACCCCTTCCTTGGAAAGCAAGTAGGCGTTGGGCCAGCCCAACACCCATCAACATAGCATGTCCGTTGGGTCCTTACAATAAGGAGCCACCTAGGGAGGTTTGTGAGACTCAAATGCACCTCATCAACTACGTTTAATTTAAGGTACACGTGTCGCCGAGTAATTTTTGCCCCACATTGCAACATTAAATGTGATGGGAGGGCACATGTCATTCATTGGATAAGCGTGGAAAATAAGGGTGCCCCTGCCAGGTCTCCTTAatcccatcatcatcatcgtccAGGCTTATGATAACTAACAAACATTGTTAACCAGGCTTAACGGCCACCTGTCACCCACTCTCAACGGCTGACAAGGGGACACCAGTCAAAGGTCTAATGACACTAATGGAGGGCTACCTTCTTCATCTCTATCTCATATACATGGCTCATGAAGGGCCGATGAGCCCATATGAGTCTGCGATCGACCTACGGCGATGTCAGTCCCATTTCATGGTCCATTGCTAGAAAGAGGCATACACATTAAATGGCTATCCCAGAAGATATGCAGAGTTAATAAGATCATGTAGTAGCAAATTATTTATCCATGACTAAGTTAATGTGGTATCTCCTTGGCACTATAAAAGAAGAACCAAGCTAGGTGGGAAGGGgatgaagaaaacaaaagatagAGAAACAAGAAGATAGCTAATAATAATCCCAAGAGTGAAGAAGATAGTTGATATTAATCCAAAGAAAGAAGCATTCCAAAGCTAGGAAAGGTACTTGTCAGGAGCCAGGGAAGCAAACTCTCAACCACAAGAGAGTATTCCGATTCACACAACCTCTATtacgtaaaaaaaaacataataatac
Encoded proteins:
- the LOC102710695 gene encoding leucine-rich repeat extensin-like protein 3 isoform X1 produces the protein MRKAVLVAVVVVWVVAGGGEAAVEVDPAWRFPSARLRDAYVALQTWKQTAIFSDPKNLTADWVGPGVCGYTGVFCAPLPGAPRGEVAVAGVDLNHGDIAGYLPPELGMLTDLALLHLNSNRFCGLVPATLRRLRRLHELDLSNNRFVGGFPAVVLELPALRFLDLRYNDFEGSVPPQLFDLPLDAIFLNHNRLRFELPDNFGNSPVSVIVLANNDFGGCLPASLGNMSATLNEILLINNGLSSCVPPEVGMLREVTVFDVSFNSLAGPLPPEVAGMRKVEQLDVAHNRLSGTVPEAVCGLPRLKNFTFSYNYFSGEPPSCARVVPADGDRRNCLPNRPAQRMPQQCAAFYALPPVDCTAFQCKQFVPSPPLPPPPPPAYPGPLPPVYPIPYASPPPPPLYR
- the LOC102710695 gene encoding leucine-rich repeat extensin-like protein 3 isoform X2; translation: MRKAVLAAVEVDPAWRFPSARLRDAYVALQTWKQTAIFSDPKNLTADWVGPGVCGYTGVFCAPLPGAPRGEVAVAGVDLNHGDIAGYLPPELGMLTDLALLHLNSNRFCGLVPATLRRLRRLHELDLSNNRFVGGFPAVVLELPALRFLDLRYNDFEGSVPPQLFDLPLDAIFLNHNRLRFELPDNFGNSPVSVIVLANNDFGGCLPASLGNMSATLNEILLINNGLSSCVPPEVGMLREVTVFDVSFNSLAGPLPPEVAGMRKVEQLDVAHNRLSGTVPEAVCGLPRLKNFTFSYNYFSGEPPSCARVVPADGDRRNCLPNRPAQRMPQQCAAFYALPPVDCTAFQCKQFVPSPPLPPPPPPAYPGPLPPVYPIPYASPPPPPLYR